The region TGTCGCGCGCCGGCAAGGGCGCCGTCGGCGTGCTGGAAGTCACGGGCGAGCCCGTGCCCGGTGTCTACCACGCGGGCGCCCGCCAATAAACCCTATTCATCCTCAAGGAACCATTATGGACATGATCGAGTTATCCCTGGGCCAGCTGGCCCGCCGCATCCCTGGCGCCACGCGCCTGTTCGATGCGCACCGCCTGGACTTTTGCTGCGGCGGCAACAAGACCCTGCGCGCGGCGGCCGAGGCGGCCGGCGTGGACGTCACCCCCATCGTCGAGGAGCTGCGGCTGCTGCAAGGGCGGACGGACGCCAGCGGCGAGCGTGACTGGCAGGAGGCTACGGCCACGGAGCTGGTGCAGCACATCCTGGCGCACTACCACGCCGTGCACCGCGAGCAGCTGCCCGAACTGATACGCCTGGCGCGCAAGGTCGAGCAGGTGCATGGCGAGCGCGCCGACTGTCCGCATGGGCTGGCGGAACACCTGTCGACCATGGCGCAGGAGCTGGAAAGCCATATGCGCAAGGAGGAGGACGTGCTGTTCCCCATGATCGTGCGCGGCCAGGGTCCGCGGGCCGGCGCACCGATCAACGTGATGCGCATGGAGCACGACGACCATGGCGTGGCCTTGCGCGCGATGGAGGCGATGACGAACGATATCAGCGCGCCGGCCGGCGCCTGCACCACCTGGCGCGCGCTGTACACGGGGCTGCGCACCTTCCGCGAGGACCTGATGGCGCACATCCATACCGAAAACAACATCCTGTTCGAGCGCTTCGCGCCGGCCGTGGTGCACTGACAAAGGAAAGACCGCATGGGTCCCTATAAAAAACTCTGGTTCACCCTGATCGGCGTGCTGATCGTGACCTTTTCGCTGCTTGGTTATTATGGCGTCGAAGTCTACCGACAGGCGCCGCCGATTCCCGCGCAAGTGCTGGCGCAGGATGGCCGGCAGCTGTTCGACCGCGAAGGCATCCTCGATGGCCAGACGGCCTGGCAATCCGTGGGCGGCATGCAGCTGGGCTCCATCTGGGGCCACGGCGCCTACCAGGCGCCCGACTGGACGGCCGACTGGCTGCACCGCGAACTGACGGCCTGGCTGGAGCTGGCGGCGCAAGAGCAGCACGGCAAGGCTTACGCGCTGCTGGACGGCCCCGCGCAGGCGGCCCTGCGCGAAGCGCTGAAGCTCGAGTACCGCGGCAACCGGGTCGACGATGCGCAGGTGCTGCGCCTGTCGCCGCGCCGCGTGCAGGCGCTTGCCCGCACGGCGCACTACTACGACCAGCTGTTTTCCGACGCGCCGGACCTGCAAAAGAGCCGCGAGCATTTCGCCATGAAGGAAAACACCTTGCCCAGCGCCGAACGGCGCGCGCAGATGACGCAGTTCTTCTTCTGGACGGCCTGGGCCGCCGCCACCGAGCGTCCGGGCCAGAAGGTCACGTACACGAACAACTGGCCGCACGAACCGCTGATCGGCAACCAGCCCAGCGGCGAGAACCTCGTCTGGTCGGTCGCCAGCGTGGTGGTACTGCTGGCCGGCGTCGGCTTCCTCGTCTGGGGCTGGGCCTTCCTGCGCGACCATGACGAAGCGCTGCCGGCGGCCGGTCCGCGCGATCCGCTGACCACTTTCGCCCTCACGCCTTCGCAGCGGGGACTGGGCAAATACCTGTTCCTCGTCGTCGCCCTGTTCATCTTCCAGGTCTTCATCGGCGGCTTTACCGCGCACTATACGGTGGAAGGGCAGCAATTCTATGGCGTCGACGTGTCGCGCTGGTTCCCGTATGCGCTCACGCGCACCTGGCATATCCAGGCCGCGCTGTTCTGGATCGCCACGGGCTTCCTGGCCGCCGGCCTGTTCCTCGCGCCGCTGATCAATGGCGGCCAGGATCCGAAGTGGCAGCGCCTCGGCGTCGACGTGCTGTTCTGGGCGCTGGTCGTCGTCGTCGTCGGCTCCTTCATCGGCAATTACCTGGCGATTGCGCAAGTGATGCCGCCCGAGTGGAATTTCTGGCTCGGCCACCAGGGCTACGAATACGTGGACCTGGGTCGTTTGTGGCAGATCGGCAAGTATGTGGGCATCCTGCTGTGGCTGTTACTGATGCTGCGCGGCGTCGTGCCGGCCCTGCGCCAGAAGGGCGGCGACAAGAACCTACTGGCGCTGCTGACGGCTTCCGTGGGCGCCATCGGCCTGTTTTACGGCGCCGGCCTGTTCTACGGCGAGCGCACGCATTTATCGGTGATGGAGTACTGGCGCTGGTGGGTGGTGCACCTGTGGGTGGAGGGTTTCTTCGAAGTCTTCGCCACCACGGCGCTGGCCTTCATCTTCGCGACCCTGGGCCTGGTGTCGGCGCGCATGGCCACCACGGCCAGCCTGGCGTCGGCGTCGCTGTTCATGCTGGGCGGCATACCGGGCACTTTCCACCACCTGTATTTTGCCGGCACGACCACGCCCGTGATGGCCATCGGCGCCAGCTTCAGCGCGCTGGAAGTGGTGCCGCTGATCGTGCTGGGCCACGAAGCGTGGGAAAACTGGCGGCTGAAGGAACGCGCGCCGTGGATGGAAAACCTGCGCTGGCCGCTGATGTGCTTTGTCGCCGTCGCCTTCTGGAACATGCTGGGCGCGGGCGTGCTGGGCTTCATGATCAACCCGCCCGTGGCGCTGTATTACATCCAGGGCTTGAACACGACTCCCGTGCATGCGCATGCGGCACTGTTTGGCGTGTACGGCTTCCTGGCGCTGGGCTTTACCTTGCTCGTGCTGCGCTATCTGCGGCCGCACTGCCAGTTCAGCCCGGCGCTGATGAAGACGGCGTTCTGGGGCTTGAACGGGGGCCTGGCGCTGATGATCTTTACCAGCTTGTTGCCAATTGGCATTATCCAGTTCCACGCCAGCGTGACGGAAGGCCTCTGGTATGCGCGCAGCGAGGCATTCATGCAGCAGCCGCTGCTGCAGACGCTGCGCTGGGTGCGCACCTTTGGCGACGTGGTCTTCATCGTGGGCGCCATCGCCATGGCGCTGCAGGTGGTGCTGGGATTGCTGGGCAAGGCGCCGAAAGCACCCGTACTGCAGCCGCAGGCAGGGGGCGGCGCGGCCGCCATGAAATAGCGTTGCCTAGCGGCGGCGCACGCAGTCGATATAGGCGTCCGTGTCCGGTGGCAAGCCCGAACGCTGCGACGCCCAGATCATCTGGCCCAGGCACTCCATCACTTCGTGCTGGGCTGCATGGGCCGAATCGAGGCGCTGCGTCAGCTGCTGCACGGCCGGGCGGATGCCGCGCGGCTGGTCGACCTGCACCTGTTCCGTGATCGACAGGTGCATGGACAGGTGCAGGAAGGGATTGGCCTGCCCGCCCTCGACGGAATAGTCGCGCGCCAGCGCCGCTTCAACGTCGCTCAGCTCGTTTTCATATTCGGGATGCTCGAGGATCCAGTCGAGCGCGATCGCTTCCATGGGCGTGAGGATGTCGTGGGCGCGGTGCTTGCGCAGGGTGTCGCAAAAGAAACGGCGCACATCGTCGGAAGAGGGGTTGAACATGGCTGGATAACTGTGGCTAAGGGCAGCCGGCATTGTACCGCGTACGTAAATTGTGTACGCTGTGCCAGCTGTTTTTGCCCTTCCACCGACCACCTGGAGAATGCCCGATGTTGAATGACGCCGCCCTCGATACCCTGTTCTACGCCGCCCGCACGCATAATGGCTGGCAAGACCGTCCCATCAGCGATGCGCTGCTCAAGCAGCTGTACGACACCTTGAAGTGGGCGCCCACTGCGGCCAATGGCTCGCCGATTCGCGTGGTCTTCGTCAAGTCGCCTGAAGCGAAGGCGACCCTGGTCGAGTGCATGTCGGCCGGCAACGCGGCCAAAGTGGCGCAGGCGCCCGTGACGGCCATCATCGGCATGGACATGGCGTTTTATGAACAGCTGCCCAAGCTGTCGCCCCACGTCGACGCGCGCGCCTGGTTCACGGGCAACCAGGCGCTGTCCGATGCGACGGCGTTCCGCAATTCTTCGCTGCAAGGCGGTTACCTGATCCTGGCCGCGCGCGCCCTGGGCCTCGATTGCGGCCCCATGTCCGGCTTCGACACCGAAAAACTCGACGCCGCCTTCTTCGCCGACACCACCGTCAAGGCCAATTTCGTCTGCAGCCTCGGCTATGGCGATCCCGACCGCGTGCGTCCCCGCGCGCCGCGCCTGTCCTTCGAGGAAGCGTGCCGCATTGTCTGAATGACTACTCCAGCGTAATTTCCAAGGGCATCGCGGATGCCCTTTTTTACGCCTCGCGACCGCGTTCATGAGCCGATAGTCACCGCAAATTAATACCTGGCAGTAAGTATTATCCACTAGCGCCGCGCCCCGGCAGCGCCAAATAACGGTGATAAAATCGCCGTTCTTGATATTTGCACTGGACACGACGGCGATTGTATTGCCGCTTTTTCAGCCGGCAACGACGGCCGTGCCGTTCCATTGCCCGCACCTTTGCCACCAAATCTTGCTTTGGGACTATCCCGTAGCGCGGCAGCATGCCTGACACCATCGACCTCCGCCTCTCCGGCTGCCTCGGCGTTCCGGATGGCGGGCTGTTTTTCGTTCGATCCTCGATCGATCGCTTGCGGTCGCGCTGGTGCCGCCGCGGTGGCGCACAAGAATCATCCTATTCATGAACGGAGTTACGTATGCGTAAATCGCTATTACTTTTAATGTCGTGCCTGATCCTGGCGGCATGTGACAAGACCCCGCCGGCTTCGTCGGAAAAACCGGTCGACGTGCTGCTGGTCGGCGCCGGCACCATGAGCGCCACCCTGGGCAGCATGCTCAAGGAACTCGACCCGTCGCTGACGATGGAAATGTACGAGCGCCTCGGTTCCGTGGCGGCCGAAAGCTCGGACGCGATGAATAACGCGGGCACGGGCCACTCGGCGTTTGCCGAGCTGAACTACACGCCGGAAGCGGCCGACGGCAGCATCGAAACCAAGAAAGCCGTCGATATCAACGAGCAATTCGAGATTTCCAAGCAGTTCTGGGCTTACCAGGTGGAAAAGAAGCACCTGGGCGCGCCGCAGACCTTCATCAACAACGTGCCGCACATGAGCTTTGTGTGGGG is a window of Janthinobacterium sp. 1_2014MBL_MicDiv DNA encoding:
- a CDS encoding nitric-oxide reductase large subunit; amino-acid sequence: MGPYKKLWFTLIGVLIVTFSLLGYYGVEVYRQAPPIPAQVLAQDGRQLFDREGILDGQTAWQSVGGMQLGSIWGHGAYQAPDWTADWLHRELTAWLELAAQEQHGKAYALLDGPAQAALREALKLEYRGNRVDDAQVLRLSPRRVQALARTAHYYDQLFSDAPDLQKSREHFAMKENTLPSAERRAQMTQFFFWTAWAAATERPGQKVTYTNNWPHEPLIGNQPSGENLVWSVASVVVLLAGVGFLVWGWAFLRDHDEALPAAGPRDPLTTFALTPSQRGLGKYLFLVVALFIFQVFIGGFTAHYTVEGQQFYGVDVSRWFPYALTRTWHIQAALFWIATGFLAAGLFLAPLINGGQDPKWQRLGVDVLFWALVVVVVGSFIGNYLAIAQVMPPEWNFWLGHQGYEYVDLGRLWQIGKYVGILLWLLLMLRGVVPALRQKGGDKNLLALLTASVGAIGLFYGAGLFYGERTHLSVMEYWRWWVVHLWVEGFFEVFATTALAFIFATLGLVSARMATTASLASASLFMLGGIPGTFHHLYFAGTTTPVMAIGASFSALEVVPLIVLGHEAWENWRLKERAPWMENLRWPLMCFVAVAFWNMLGAGVLGFMINPPVALYYIQGLNTTPVHAHAALFGVYGFLALGFTLLVLRYLRPHCQFSPALMKTAFWGLNGGLALMIFTSLLPIGIIQFHASVTEGLWYARSEAFMQQPLLQTLRWVRTFGDVVFIVGAIAMALQVVLGLLGKAPKAPVLQPQAGGGAAAMK
- the ytfE gene encoding iron-sulfur cluster repair protein YtfE — protein: MDMIELSLGQLARRIPGATRLFDAHRLDFCCGGNKTLRAAAEAAGVDVTPIVEELRLLQGRTDASGERDWQEATATELVQHILAHYHAVHREQLPELIRLARKVEQVHGERADCPHGLAEHLSTMAQELESHMRKEEDVLFPMIVRGQGPRAGAPINVMRMEHDDHGVALRAMEAMTNDISAPAGACTTWRALYTGLRTFREDLMAHIHTENNILFERFAPAVVH
- a CDS encoding DUF1841 family protein; this translates as MFNPSSDDVRRFFCDTLRKHRAHDILTPMEAIALDWILEHPEYENELSDVEAALARDYSVEGGQANPFLHLSMHLSITEQVQVDQPRGIRPAVQQLTQRLDSAHAAQHEVMECLGQMIWASQRSGLPPDTDAYIDCVRRR
- a CDS encoding malonic semialdehyde reductase → MLNDAALDTLFYAARTHNGWQDRPISDALLKQLYDTLKWAPTAANGSPIRVVFVKSPEAKATLVECMSAGNAAKVAQAPVTAIIGMDMAFYEQLPKLSPHVDARAWFTGNQALSDATAFRNSSLQGGYLILAARALGLDCGPMSGFDTEKLDAAFFADTTVKANFVCSLGYGDPDRVRPRAPRLSFEEACRIV